The nucleotide sequence ATGCTTGGCAGATGCCGATACGGACTCGGCCCACGCTTTGCGCATGTATGAAGAGCTACGGAAGAAGCGGGCGAATGCGATTATGAAAGGTTCCCGCCTGATGGGAGCAGTCACCCAATGGGAAAATCCGCTGGCGATCGCGGCTCGTCATTTTATGCTAAAAACGATCCCTGCCCGTATCCAGAGCAGAAGATTGGACTGGATTGTTGGACACGAGGTGTGAATATGGCGGTAGAAAAAGGCAAGGAGCATGAGGCCCTTGCCTTTCAACTTTGTTCGCTTATTGATGACGTGCCTGATAGGCAAGCAACGCTGCAATGAATAACTGACCGGTTTGAATCATGGAGCGCTCATCGACATCGAATTTGGGATGATGATGCGGATACGTCGCCTGAATCTCCGGGTTGCGTCCACCGACCATGAAGAAGGTAGCGGGGCGCTCTTGGGCAAAGTAAGCAAAATCCTCTCCGCCCATGCCAGGTGGGATTTTCAATACGCGCTCCTCACCAAAAATACGTTTGGCTTCTGCGACAAATAGCGGGGTCTCTGTCTCATCGTTCCAAGTAGCTGGGTAACCGCGTTGATACATGATTTCGCACGTAGCGCCGACTGCCTGGCAACTGGCTTCCACGATACGTTTCAGAGATTGCTCGACCGCGACTCTCACTTCCTCGTCATACGTGCGGACGGTTCCCTTGAGCCTCACTTGATCAGGAATGACGTTGAACGCTTCGCCCCCGCCAACGAAGGAGCAAACAGACAGAACGACTTGTTTCAGCGGATCTACCTGACGGCTGGCAATCTGCTGCAAATTCATGACAACCTGACTGCCCAAGACGATTGGATCAACGGAGGTATGCGGATAAGCCCCGTGCCCGCCTTTTCCGTACAAGACGATCTCGAAGCTATCTGCTGCTGCCGTAATGTAGCCTTGACCGATCCCGACAGTGCCTACGGGAAGCTCGGAGGCCACGTGCGCGCCATACACGACATCGACTCCTTCAAGGCAACCCGCCTCTACCATGGCTTTGGCGCCACCAGGTGGCAGCTCTTCCGCGAACTGATGCAGGAATACCACATTTCCTGGGAGCTCGTCACGGAACTCGCTCAACACTTGTGCGACTCCCAAAAGTCCGGAGGTATGTATGTCGTGACCGCAAGCGTGCATGACGCCCGGAATGCGGGACTTATAAGGTACTTCTTTTTCATCTTGGATGGGCAAGGCATCGAAGTCAGCGCGCAACGCAACTGTTTTTCCTGGCTTTCCACCCCTCAGGAGACCGACAACACCCATGCCGCCGACACCGGTTTGTACTTCTATACCAAAAGAAGCCAGCTTGTCCGCTACTTTCTTCGCTGTGTTTTCCTCCTGAAAGGAAAGCTCGGGATACATATGCAAATCACGTCTGAATGTAACAAGCTCTGGATAAATCTCTTGCAGTCGGGCAAACCATTTTTCTTCCATCGAACCCACTCCTTTTTCCTAGGGAAAGAGATTGGTATTTCGTATTCGCCTTATTATAAAAATATTCCGAATCATAATTCAATGTATGATTTCGAGAACTATAATGAAGCTACATTCATATTATGTAGACATTTCCAGTAGAAATCTCTAGAATATTAGAGAGACATGTTTAAAAGGTCGTGTTTTTAGTACAACTGCGTAATCAAAAGACGACTTTTTGAACAGATGGATTGAGGAGATTATGACGAGTCCAACACAACCAAAAAATCCTAGAGTACTAATCATTATGCTCGTTTCTGGTATCCTTGTTTTGATCTTGACTTGTGTAAGCATCGCGATTTCCTATTTCAATACGATTCAATCCGTCCGACTCTCTATTGCGAATCAAAGCATGAAAGCTGCTTCTACAGTAGCAGACAGTCTAGATGTTGACGCGTATCAGGAGTTTTTACGAAATCCGGTAAAAGAGACCCCCGCCTATGAACGAATCGAACAGCAATTGAATCAAGCGCGTGAGCAGTTCGGTCTGCTGTATTTATACACGATTCAAGTCAATGAAGACAGGCAGAGTGGTCGCGCGATGATCGTAGCAAGGCCTCCAAATGCGCAGCAAAATTTTGATATCGGTATGCCAATTGTTCTATCTCCTGAGCACATTCAAATGATTTACGGAGGATCATCAGCGTACTACTCAGATATTATCAGAGATCCAGATTACGGGGTCTACATGTCTGCGGGCGCGCCGCTTAGAGATAGAGAAGGAAGAATCATCGGAATCATCGGAGTAGATACGGACGTAGCCATCGTCGAGGATATTGGAAATGATGTCGTTCGTAGCAGCATTCCTGTTTTTGCGGTCCAAGGCTTGTTTGTCGTCGTACTGATTTTCCTGGTTCTGTGCATGGAACGCTGGTACCAACGCGCCATCAAGGCAGCAGTTGGCGAGACGGAAGAAACCTACCAGGATGAATTGCGCTCAGTCATTTGTTCGATGCGCTCCATCCGTCATGATTTCGTCAATCACATGCAGGTGCTCTACGGTTTGATCGAATGCGGATATTATCCAAAAGCACGAGATTACGTGCAGTCGTTGCTGAAAGAAACCAAGCTTTTGGACCTCACCGTGAGGTTTGCGAATCCTGCTTTAATGGTATTGCTTCACACCAAATGGGAGCAGGCTAAATCCAAACAAATCGTGATGCAATTTGAAGAATGTTCTGATCCAATCGATAACATTCCTTCCACTGATCTGATCAAAATTTTATCGAATCTTATTGATAATGCGATTGAAGCGGCGGAGTTAGCAGATGGGGAAAAACGAGTCAGCATTTATTTTTGCTGTGATGAAGAACACATTATTTTCCGAGTTGAAAATACAGGACCGGAAATATCAACAGAACAACGTACACGTATTTTTGAGAATGGCTATACAACGAAAACAGAGAAAAAATGTGGCTCGCGTGGAACGGGTCTGACGATTGTAGATTCAGTTGTGCACAAGTACAAGGGGAAAATTGAGGTTTGGTCCGAGCGGGGAATCACGAGATTTACCGTCCGGTTGCCAGTGAAATAGGCTCATAACGAAAACGATTCTAGGATGATAAGAAAAAGCCGTCAACGATTTGACGGCTTTTTGCTTTTGTGAGTCTCTATGCATGGTGTTCTGGCGCAGGTTGCACCACTTGGCTTTCCTGTGCTTGAAATGGACGTGAGATCGAGTAGAAGGCAAATCCGAATGAAAGCAGGACAAACACAGCTCCAACCCAAGGCGTGTAGATGACGGAAGACCGCTCGACGACGAGACCGCCAGCCAGAGAGCCAAGGGCGATACCTAAATGCTGGGCAGAAGTATTCAAGCTTAATTGAATGTCTGCGGTAGCAGGTGAGCAGGAGATCAAATAGTTTTGCTGTGCTGGCGAAATGGCCCAGCTAAGCGCACTCCAGATTACCATGATCGGCAAGAACAAATAAAGCGAGCCTGTAAAAAACGGCAAGACACACATGATCAAGCCAAACACGGGAATGATGAACAGAATGCTTTTGGTTGCTCCCCATTTGTCTGCGATCCAACCGCCAATACCGCCGCCTGCAACGGCAGCAATCCCGAACACGAGATAAATCCAGCTCAGTGTCATTGCGTCTACATTCATCGTCGTTTGCAGATAAGGGGTAAAGTATGCATACAGCGTCAAGTGACCTGTCAGCATTAACAAGACGATAAACAATGCGCTGAATAGCTTTCCGCTACGGAGGGTAGACATTTGATCACGTAACGGAATTGGCGGTGCAGTTTGAACTTTTGGCAAAAACAAGAGGATAAAAATCATCGCAACGATACTAAGAGCCGCAATTAACCAAAACGGGGCACGCCATCCGAAGGCATTCCCCAGCGCCAAGCCAACAGGGACGCCGAGTACGAGCGAACCGCTAATCCCCATGAAAATAACGCCAATGGCACGGCCGCGATATGCAGGTTCTACAAGACTCGTCGCAATGGTAATCGACAGCACAATCAGGATGGAACTACTTGCTGCGCTCAAGATGCGTGCTGTCATTAATACAGCGTAGCTCGGACTAAGTGCCGCGAGCACATTACTCAGGAAAAAGGCCGCTAATGCATACAAGTATAGCTTTTTGCGCTCGACACGCCTCGTAACATGCAGGAGCAGAGGAGCGGCAATGGCAAATGCAAGCGAGAATATGGTGATCAATTGTCCGGCGGCGCTAATCGATACCTGAAGATCACGAGCAATCAGATCAAGCGTACCACCGATAATCAATTCCACCGTACCTACAACAAAGGTAGCAATCGCTAAGATGAAGACACGTGGATTCAAAACAATAGCTCCTCTCAAGTGAAAAGGTTACTACCATAATAGTAACCTTTTTTATCGTGTGCAACTAGAAAATTCTCCATACAAATAAAAAAGACTCTGGCCAATAGCCAAAGTCCACGTATTGTCAGTATCGGAGGCGGATGATCATCTTGCGGATTTCTTCATCGTCAAACAGTTGATCCACATATTTTTGGGTGATTTTTGTCAGCGCGACATCATGGTAAAAAGAATCGGCAAAAAATTTGACGAACGGTTGACCACGTGTCTTGATCGCATGCCAGCCCGTGTCCTCCTCACCTGCAAAAATCATTTCATCCTGGTCCACTACGATTAGCTGATAGCGTTCCAAGCCTTGATGCTCTTGCACAGGGATAAAGGAATGAACACAGGAAAGCTTGGTGTTAATCTGCCCGATGACCAAGGCTTCGATCTCCACTCCTTCTTTTTCTTTCATCTCCAATAGGGGTACATACTCCAAAAAATCATCCGACCAAGCAGAGATGCGAATAGACCGTGTTGCTCGTTGGATCAATTGTTTGCATTCCGCGCGGATCGATTCGTCAACCTTCAGGCTCCAGACCCGGTCATCGCGTACGGTTTTATGAGAAAGGGAGCTGGTCAATTTTTTGACGTCCATTTGAAATTGGCTGGTCAGCTTTTCTACCAGGCTGTCCAAAGGAAGGGCTGTATATCGCTTTTTCTTTTCAGATATGGTGTCAAGAACCATCCCTTTTTCGACCAAACGATTCAACACTTCATAAATTTTTGCCTTTGGCACTCCCGAATGCTTCACGACCATTGCTGCATCGAGAGGCTCGCCGCTAGACGCCAACGCTTCATAAACTTTACTCTCATACAGAGAAAAACCAAATGTTTGCAGCATCAAAATCCTCCAAGGAAAACACGAGCATTTTTATTCGATCGTACCGATAATCGAGTTATTTTGCAAGAAAGAGAGGGGGGCGAAAGAAATATCTGATAGAAAAATATCGACTTTTATCGACAAAATTCAACAAATTTCTATAGGCCTTTAGGAGGTAGACGCGATGGTAATATATCGAACTGATACCCTGTGAATAAATGATTAGCCGAAATTTCGGCACTTGCTGTTACTAGTTCGATAGCCTTAGTGAGA is from Brevibacillus brevis and encodes:
- a CDS encoding amidohydrolase: MEEKWFARLQEIYPELVTFRRDLHMYPELSFQEENTAKKVADKLASFGIEVQTGVGGMGVVGLLRGGKPGKTVALRADFDALPIQDEKEVPYKSRIPGVMHACGHDIHTSGLLGVAQVLSEFRDELPGNVVFLHQFAEELPPGGAKAMVEAGCLEGVDVVYGAHVASELPVGTVGIGQGYITAAADSFEIVLYGKGGHGAYPHTSVDPIVLGSQVVMNLQQIASRQVDPLKQVVLSVCSFVGGGEAFNVIPDQVRLKGTVRTYDEEVRVAVEQSLKRIVEASCQAVGATCEIMYQRGYPATWNDETETPLFVAEAKRIFGEERVLKIPPGMGGEDFAYFAQERPATFFMVGGRNPEIQATYPHHHPKFDVDERSMIQTGQLFIAALLAYQARHQ
- a CDS encoding ATP-binding protein, with product MTCVSIAISYFNTIQSVRLSIANQSMKAASTVADSLDVDAYQEFLRNPVKETPAYERIEQQLNQAREQFGLLYLYTIQVNEDRQSGRAMIVARPPNAQQNFDIGMPIVLSPEHIQMIYGGSSAYYSDIIRDPDYGVYMSAGAPLRDREGRIIGIIGVDTDVAIVEDIGNDVVRSSIPVFAVQGLFVVVLIFLVLCMERWYQRAIKAAVGETEETYQDELRSVICSMRSIRHDFVNHMQVLYGLIECGYYPKARDYVQSLLKETKLLDLTVRFANPALMVLLHTKWEQAKSKQIVMQFEECSDPIDNIPSTDLIKILSNLIDNAIEAAELADGEKRVSIYFCCDEEHIIFRVENTGPEISTEQRTRIFENGYTTKTEKKCGSRGTGLTIVDSVVHKYKGKIEVWSERGITRFTVRLPVK
- a CDS encoding MFS transporter, which codes for MNPRVFILAIATFVVGTVELIIGGTLDLIARDLQVSISAAGQLITIFSLAFAIAAPLLLHVTRRVERKKLYLYALAAFFLSNVLAALSPSYAVLMTARILSAASSSILIVLSITIATSLVEPAYRGRAIGVIFMGISGSLVLGVPVGLALGNAFGWRAPFWLIAALSIVAMIFILLFLPKVQTAPPIPLRDQMSTLRSGKLFSALFIVLLMLTGHLTLYAYFTPYLQTTMNVDAMTLSWIYLVFGIAAVAGGGIGGWIADKWGATKSILFIIPVFGLIMCVLPFFTGSLYLFLPIMVIWSALSWAISPAQQNYLISCSPATADIQLSLNTSAQHLGIALGSLAGGLVVERSSVIYTPWVGAVFVLLSFGFAFYSISRPFQAQESQVVQPAPEHHA
- a CDS encoding TrmB family transcriptional regulator; this translates as MLQTFGFSLYESKVYEALASSGEPLDAAMVVKHSGVPKAKIYEVLNRLVEKGMVLDTISEKKKRYTALPLDSLVEKLTSQFQMDVKKLTSSLSHKTVRDDRVWSLKVDESIRAECKQLIQRATRSIRISAWSDDFLEYVPLLEMKEKEGVEIEALVIGQINTKLSCVHSFIPVQEHQGLERYQLIVVDQDEMIFAGEEDTGWHAIKTRGQPFVKFFADSFYHDVALTKITQKYVDQLFDDEEIRKMIIRLRY